In the Ictalurus punctatus breed USDA103 chromosome 7, Coco_2.0, whole genome shotgun sequence genome, one interval contains:
- the LOC108267380 gene encoding heat shock factor protein 5, whose translation MEIVEATFVTFINPNQFPAKLWHLVNDPQIRSIWWDASGEGILIHQQPFEAEVLLSQPRHLSEYFRTTDFVSFIRQLNLYGFRKERTDLDVSDKQPDISSIKAQLHHFHNPFFKRDKPELLVKLKRLTPLNKAKLAGREVTSRKSKHFHHMMLNSPQETSGLKKTGSVLLGHQGTPYHLPCNGPQQEKDCDRTSKSSQAFVVGHGDPSPVTLNTNDAVPVPVSHHFPVDSSSAHPSSVMHMQQGVKPHHSQHGFHTPVYQRCSPDVLDSKVPCFQQSAAAYSPCGYYPDHSVRYSHKYKQRRL comes from the exons ATGGAAATCGTTGAAGCAACTTTTGTCACCTTCATCAACCCCAACCAGTTCCCTGCCAAGTTGTGGCATTTGGTGAACGATCCACAGATTCGCTCAATCTGGTGGGACGCCAGTGGGGAAGGAATACTTATCCATCAGCAACCCTTCGAAGCTGAAGTGCTATTGTCCCAACCCAGGCATTTGTCTGAGTACTTCAGAACGACAGACTTCGTCAGTTTCATTCGCCAGCTGAACCTCTACGGCTTCAGAAAAGAACGCACAGACCTTGACGTCTCAGACAAGCAACCCGACATCTCATCCATTAAGGCCCAGCTGCACCACTTTCACAACCCGTTCTTCAAACGGGATAAGCCTGAGCTTCTAGTCAAACTAAAGCGACTCACGCCTCTCAACAAGGCCAAGCTCGCCGGGAGAGAGGTGACCAGCAggaaatcaaaacatttccatCATATGATGCTGAATTCGCCACAGGAAACCTCTGGCTTAAAGAAAACAG GTTCAGTCTTGCTTGGACATCAGGGAACCCCTTACCACCTTCCCTGTAATGGCCCTCAGCAGGAGAAGGACTGCGACAGAACGTCCAAATCCTCCCAAGCATTTGTAGTGGGCCATGGTGATCCTTCTCCAGTTACATTAAACACTAACGACGCTGTGCCTGTCCCTGTGTCTCACCACTTCCCAGTGGACTCGTCGAGTGCACATCCCTCCAGTGTCATGCACATGCAGCAGGGCGTCAAACCTCATCACTCACAGCACGGGTTTCACACACCAG TGTATCAGCGCTGTAGCCCAGACGTCTTGGATTCAAAAGTGCCATGCTTTCAACAATCAGCTGCTGCCTACTCTCCTTGTGGCTATTACCCT GACCACTCAGTGAGATACTctcataaatataaacaaagaaggctgtga
- the LOC108267379 gene encoding heat shock factor protein 5-like: MEIVEATFVTFINPNQFPAKLWRLVNDPQIRSIWWDASGEGILIHQQPFEAEVLLSQPRHLSEYFRTTDFVSFIRQLNLYGFRKERTDLDVSDKHPNVSSIKAQLHHFHNPFFKRDKPELLVKLKRLTPLNKAKLAGREVTSRKSKHFHHMMLNSPQETSGLKKTGSVLLGHQGTPYHLPCNGPQQEKDCDRTSKSSQAFVVDHGDPSPVTLNTNDAVPVPVSHHFPVDSSSAHPSSVMHMQQGVKPHHSQHGFHTPVYQRCSPDVLDSKVPCFQQSAASYSPCGYYPDHSVRYAHPIDQDPYWKAGDVPESRTSDMKDKEKVDLDTIFKLADEIQVEAATGTSYLIRQLD, from the exons ATGGAAATCGTTGAAGCAACTTTTGTCACCTTCATCAACCCCAACCAGTTCCCTGCCAAGTTGTGGCGTTTGGTGAACGATCCTCAGATTCGCTCAATCTGGTGGGACGCCAGCGGGGAAGGAATACTTATCCATCAGCAACCCTTCGAAGCTGAAGTGCTATTGTCCCAACCCAGGCATTTGTCTGAGTACTTCAGAACGACAGATTTCGTCAGTTTCATTCGCCAGCTGAACCTGTACGGCTTCAGAAAAGAACGCACAGACCTTGACGTCTCAGACAAGCATCCCAACGTCTCATCCATTAAGGCCCAGCTGCACCACTTTCACAACCCGTTCTTCAAACGGGATAAGCCTGAGCTTCTAGTCAAACTAAAGCGACTCACGCCTCTCAACAAGGCCAAGCTCGCCGGGAGAGAGGTGACCAGCCggaaatcaaaacatttccatCATATGATGCTGAATTCGCCACAGGAAACCTCTGGCTTAAAGAAAACAG GTTCAGTCTTGCTTGGACATCAGGGAACCCCTTACCACCTTCCCTGTAATGGCCCTCAGCAGGAGAAGGACTGCGACAGAACGTCCAAATCCTCCCAAGCATTTGTAGTGGACCATGGTGATCCTTCTCCAGTTACATTAAACACTAACGACGCTGTGCCTGTCCCTGTGTCTCACCACTTCCCAGTGGACTCATCGAGTGCACATCCCTCCAGCGTCATGCACATGCAGCAGGGCGTCAAACCTCATCACTCACAGCATGGGTTTCACACACCAG TGTATCAGCGCTGTAGCCCAGACGTCTTGGATTCAAAAGTGCCATGCTTTCAACAATCAGCTGCTTCCTACTCTCCTTGTGGCTATTACCCT GACCACTCAGTGAGATACGCTCATCCGATTGATCAGGATCCATACTGGAAAGCAGGTGATGTTCCAGAGTCCAGGACGAGTGACatgaaagacaaagagaaagtgGACCTGGACACTATATTCAAACTGGCGGATGAAATACAG gttGAAGCTGCCACAGGGACCAGTTACCTGATAAGACAGCTTGACTAG